The Oncorhynchus masou masou isolate Uvic2021 chromosome 8, UVic_Omas_1.1, whole genome shotgun sequence genome has a window encoding:
- the LOC135544360 gene encoding TBC1 domain family member 10A-like isoform X1, giving the protein MAKIEPGNGLKSAESRKSLRGTTESLALTDGEGNLFDSELNVYTSERQTDKYGFIGGAQQYSEQSAENIPPEVLRQREAKWLDMLNNWDKWMAKRHKKMKLRCQKGIPPSLRGRAWLYLSGGKVKREQHKGKFEELDSQAGDPKWVDVIERDLHRQFPFHEMFVARGGHGQQDLYRVLKAYTLHRPEEGYCQAQAPIAAVLLMQMPAEDAFWGLVQICEKYLPGYYSAGLEALQLDGEILFTLLKRVSPLAHRHLKKHKLDPILYMTEWFMCAFSRTLPWVSVLRVWDMFLCEGVKIIFRVGLVLLKCMLGSQDKLKTCQGQYETMELLKTIDTRYMQEGFLVREILELPVSERDIEKEHLASVRRWKETRGELHCKSLPRMHGAKAIMAAEPPGRQDLRQNPTIIVESPLATKSNGEDKERKNTKEQKNGKKNSSPTPVAAYLEPSEPSPLLKDTALLGSNQSLSSTEYDTYL; this is encoded by the exons ATGGCAAAAATAGAACCAGGCAATGGACTTAAGTCAGCAGAGTCCCGCAAAAGTTTGCGGGGCACGACAGAAAGTCTGGCACTGACAGATGGAGAAGGCAACCTCTTCGACTCGGAACTAAATGTCTATACCAGTGAGAGACAGACGGATAAATACGGATTTATTGGGGGTGCACAACAATATTCAGAACAATC AGCTGAAAACATCCCTCCTGAGGTGCTGAGGCAGAGGGAGGCCAAATGGCTGGACATGCTCAACAACTGGGACAAGTGGATGGCAAAGAGACACAAGAAG ATGAAGCTGCGCTGTCAGAAGGGCATACCCCCCTCTCTGAGAGGCCGGGCGTGGCTCTACCTGTCTGGAGGAAAGGTGAAGAGGGAGCAGCACAAGGGCAAATTTGAG GAGCTGGACAGCCAGGCAGGAGACCCTAAGTGGGTGGATGTGATAGAGAGGGACCTCCACAGACAGTTCCCCTTCCATGAAATGTTTGTGGCAAGAGGAGGCCATGG GCAGCAGGACCTCTACCGTGTCCTGAAGGCCTATACTCTGCACCGGCCAGAGGAGGGTTACTGCCAGGCACAGGCTCCCATTGCTGCTGTGCTGCTAATGCAAATGCCTGCTGAG GATGCATTCTGGGGTCTGGTCCAGATCTGTGAGAAGTACCTTCCCGGATACTACAGTGCAGGGCTG GAGGCGCTCCAGCTGGATGGAGAGATCCTGTTTACTCTGCTGAAGCGGGTGTCTCCTCTGGCCCACCGCCACCTGAAGAAGCACAAGCTGGACCCCATCCTGTACATGACGGAGTGGTTCATGTGTGCCTTCTCCAGAACCCTGCCCTGGGTGTCCGTGCTGCGCGTTTGGGACATGTTCCTctgtgagg GAGTGAAGATCATCTTTCGGGTGGGCCTGGTGTTGTTGAAGTGCATGCTGGGCTCCCAGGACAAGCTGAAGACGTGTCAGGGCCAGTATGAGACTATGGAGCTGCTAAAGACCATAGATACACGCTACATGCAGGAGGGGTTTCTAGTGCGGGAG ATTCTAGAGCTGCCGGTGTCAGAGCGTGACATTGAGAAGGAGCACCTGGCATCAGTGCGGCGCTGGAAGGAGACCCGGGGTGAGTTGCACTGCAAGTCCCTTCCCAGAATGCACGGCGCCAAGGCCATCATGGCTGCCGAGCCGCCCGGTCGCCAAGACTTGAGACAGAACCCCACCATCATAGTTGAGTCGCCCCTGGCAACCAAGAGCAATGGGGAGGACAAGGAAAGGAAAAATACCAAAGAGCAGAAGAATGGGAAGAAAAACAGCTCTCCGACCCCAGTGGCAGCCTACCTTGAACCCAGCGAGCCATCCCCCCTCCTCAAAGACACAGCCCTGCTGGGCTCCAATCAGAGCCTGAGCAGCACAGAGTATGACACCTACCTGTAG
- the LOC135544360 gene encoding TBC1 domain family member 10A-like isoform X2, with the protein MAKIEPGNGLKSAESRKSLRGTTESLALTDGEGNLFDSELNVYTSERQTDKYGFIGGAQQYSEQSAENIPPEVLRQREAKWLDMLNNWDKWMAKRHKKMKLRCQKGIPPSLRGRAWLYLSGGKELDSQAGDPKWVDVIERDLHRQFPFHEMFVARGGHGQQDLYRVLKAYTLHRPEEGYCQAQAPIAAVLLMQMPAEDAFWGLVQICEKYLPGYYSAGLEALQLDGEILFTLLKRVSPLAHRHLKKHKLDPILYMTEWFMCAFSRTLPWVSVLRVWDMFLCEGVKIIFRVGLVLLKCMLGSQDKLKTCQGQYETMELLKTIDTRYMQEGFLVREILELPVSERDIEKEHLASVRRWKETRGELHCKSLPRMHGAKAIMAAEPPGRQDLRQNPTIIVESPLATKSNGEDKERKNTKEQKNGKKNSSPTPVAAYLEPSEPSPLLKDTALLGSNQSLSSTEYDTYL; encoded by the exons ATGGCAAAAATAGAACCAGGCAATGGACTTAAGTCAGCAGAGTCCCGCAAAAGTTTGCGGGGCACGACAGAAAGTCTGGCACTGACAGATGGAGAAGGCAACCTCTTCGACTCGGAACTAAATGTCTATACCAGTGAGAGACAGACGGATAAATACGGATTTATTGGGGGTGCACAACAATATTCAGAACAATC AGCTGAAAACATCCCTCCTGAGGTGCTGAGGCAGAGGGAGGCCAAATGGCTGGACATGCTCAACAACTGGGACAAGTGGATGGCAAAGAGACACAAGAAG ATGAAGCTGCGCTGTCAGAAGGGCATACCCCCCTCTCTGAGAGGCCGGGCGTGGCTCTACCTGTCTGGAGGAAAG GAGCTGGACAGCCAGGCAGGAGACCCTAAGTGGGTGGATGTGATAGAGAGGGACCTCCACAGACAGTTCCCCTTCCATGAAATGTTTGTGGCAAGAGGAGGCCATGG GCAGCAGGACCTCTACCGTGTCCTGAAGGCCTATACTCTGCACCGGCCAGAGGAGGGTTACTGCCAGGCACAGGCTCCCATTGCTGCTGTGCTGCTAATGCAAATGCCTGCTGAG GATGCATTCTGGGGTCTGGTCCAGATCTGTGAGAAGTACCTTCCCGGATACTACAGTGCAGGGCTG GAGGCGCTCCAGCTGGATGGAGAGATCCTGTTTACTCTGCTGAAGCGGGTGTCTCCTCTGGCCCACCGCCACCTGAAGAAGCACAAGCTGGACCCCATCCTGTACATGACGGAGTGGTTCATGTGTGCCTTCTCCAGAACCCTGCCCTGGGTGTCCGTGCTGCGCGTTTGGGACATGTTCCTctgtgagg GAGTGAAGATCATCTTTCGGGTGGGCCTGGTGTTGTTGAAGTGCATGCTGGGCTCCCAGGACAAGCTGAAGACGTGTCAGGGCCAGTATGAGACTATGGAGCTGCTAAAGACCATAGATACACGCTACATGCAGGAGGGGTTTCTAGTGCGGGAG ATTCTAGAGCTGCCGGTGTCAGAGCGTGACATTGAGAAGGAGCACCTGGCATCAGTGCGGCGCTGGAAGGAGACCCGGGGTGAGTTGCACTGCAAGTCCCTTCCCAGAATGCACGGCGCCAAGGCCATCATGGCTGCCGAGCCGCCCGGTCGCCAAGACTTGAGACAGAACCCCACCATCATAGTTGAGTCGCCCCTGGCAACCAAGAGCAATGGGGAGGACAAGGAAAGGAAAAATACCAAAGAGCAGAAGAATGGGAAGAAAAACAGCTCTCCGACCCCAGTGGCAGCCTACCTTGAACCCAGCGAGCCATCCCCCCTCCTCAAAGACACAGCCCTGCTGGGCTCCAATCAGAGCCTGAGCAGCACAGAGTATGACACCTACCTGTAG